From a region of the Agromyces ramosus genome:
- a CDS encoding MFS transporter — translation MSTNTLSTAAVTAPETPAPIRPTAWLAVVSLGLGIFTLVASEFLPASLLSPIAADVGITEGTAGQLVTATSLIGIIGGPLVVSALPRVNRRWVMAGLTTLAIASNVLVALAPVFGLMLASRLLLGIAISGFWAMSLAVTAQIVPADHLGRAMTIVNAGVSLATIAAVPAGAYFGELLGWRAVFLLAAGAGVVTLAAQLATLPSIPPTGAPGFRTLVQTARTPVVALGILAIVLIAGGHFMGFTYLRPAFETIEGLTPALLAILLVVYGVASFVGNLVAGPLADRRLQVLVIGAPVAIGVSTVLFALVGTNLTLAFVTVFVWGVGFGAVPTMVQTWIARVAPERLESAGGLVVAAFQIAITIGAAVGGLLVDSVGVQTALIGGGIAVVLGAGVLSSARVRSPR, via the coding sequence ATGTCAACGAACACGCTCTCGACCGCGGCAGTGACCGCCCCAGAGACACCCGCACCCATTCGACCGACCGCGTGGCTCGCGGTCGTCTCGCTCGGCCTCGGCATCTTCACGCTCGTGGCGAGCGAGTTCCTGCCGGCGAGCCTCCTCTCGCCGATCGCCGCCGATGTCGGCATCACCGAGGGCACCGCCGGGCAGCTCGTCACGGCGACGAGTCTCATCGGCATCATCGGCGGCCCGCTCGTCGTCTCGGCGCTGCCGCGCGTGAACCGCCGCTGGGTGATGGCGGGCCTCACGACGCTCGCGATCGCGTCGAACGTGCTCGTCGCGCTCGCGCCGGTCTTCGGGCTCATGCTCGCCTCGCGCCTGCTGCTCGGCATCGCGATCTCGGGATTCTGGGCGATGTCATTGGCCGTCACGGCGCAGATCGTGCCCGCCGACCACCTCGGGCGCGCGATGACGATCGTGAACGCCGGCGTCTCGCTCGCGACGATCGCGGCCGTGCCTGCGGGGGCCTACTTCGGCGAGCTGCTCGGCTGGCGCGCCGTGTTCCTCCTCGCCGCGGGAGCCGGCGTGGTGACCCTCGCCGCGCAACTGGCGACGCTGCCGTCGATCCCGCCGACGGGTGCCCCGGGCTTCCGCACGCTCGTGCAGACCGCGCGCACGCCGGTCGTGGCCCTCGGCATCCTCGCGATCGTGCTGATCGCCGGAGGTCACTTCATGGGCTTCACCTACCTGCGACCGGCCTTCGAGACGATCGAGGGGCTCACCCCGGCACTCCTCGCGATCCTGCTCGTCGTCTACGGCGTCGCGAGCTTCGTCGGCAACCTCGTGGCCGGACCGCTCGCGGACCGGCGACTGCAGGTGCTCGTGATCGGGGCGCCCGTCGCCATCGGGGTGTCCACGGTGCTCTTCGCGCTCGTCGGCACGAACCTGACCCTCGCGTTCGTGACGGTGTTCGTCTGGGGTGTCGGGTTCGGCGCCGTGCCGACGATGGTGCAGACGTGGATCGCCCGGGTCGCCCCCGAGCGGCTCGAGAGCGCGGGTGGACTCGTCGTCGCCGCCTTCCAGATCGCCATCACGATCGGGGCCGCGGTCGGCGGGCTCCTCGTCGACTCGGTCGGCGTGCAGACCGCGCTCATCGGCGGCGGGATCGCGGTGGTGCTCGGCGCGGGCGTACTGAGCTCCGCCCGCGTGCGGTCGCCGCGCTGA
- a CDS encoding AraC family transcriptional regulator, with the protein MSAIDARPRPAAVDDAERSIDAVLERLHWSVLEFGHRELPAGSTRLDDGGGIRFDYVATGAVELRRSGDDPLVMQAGDFVMMPHPGRVELHASRDSVLLSGSLALNGADAISPRSMPAVLFTCGFRVHEPIFASLLDTMHREASGGRAGSGSVIERLADVVASAAVRIWLEQGCGDAREWLAAARDPHLGRALDAIHEDPGSPWTVESLARLARASRSQFAEQFRDAVGDTPARYLTRVRMERAERMLRAGASVTDIAFQLGYESDAGFSRAFRRHTGVSPSLWRRTSVTSVA; encoded by the coding sequence ATGAGCGCGATCGACGCACGCCCACGCCCCGCGGCGGTCGACGACGCCGAGCGAAGCATCGACGCCGTGCTCGAACGCCTGCACTGGAGCGTGCTCGAGTTCGGCCACCGCGAGCTGCCGGCCGGTTCGACACGGCTCGACGACGGTGGCGGCATCCGGTTCGACTATGTCGCGACGGGCGCCGTCGAGCTCCGTCGCAGCGGCGATGACCCGCTCGTCATGCAGGCGGGCGACTTCGTCATGATGCCGCATCCCGGCAGGGTCGAGCTGCACGCGTCACGCGATTCGGTGCTCCTCAGCGGCTCGCTCGCCCTCAACGGCGCCGACGCGATCTCACCCCGCTCGATGCCGGCGGTGCTCTTCACGTGCGGCTTCCGCGTGCACGAGCCGATCTTCGCCTCCCTGCTCGACACGATGCACCGCGAAGCCTCCGGCGGTCGCGCCGGAAGCGGATCGGTGATCGAGCGACTGGCCGACGTCGTGGCATCCGCCGCCGTTCGCATCTGGCTCGAGCAGGGCTGCGGCGACGCGCGCGAGTGGCTCGCCGCCGCTCGCGACCCGCACCTCGGCCGCGCACTCGACGCGATCCACGAGGATCCGGGGTCGCCGTGGACCGTCGAGTCGCTCGCCCGCCTGGCGCGCGCGTCGCGCTCGCAGTTCGCGGAGCAGTTCCGCGACGCCGTCGGCGACACGCCCGCCCGGTACCTCACGAGGGTGCGCATGGAGCGAGCCGAGCGGATGCTTCGCGCCGGGGCATCCGTCACCGACATCGCCTTCCAGCTCGGCTACGAGAGCGACGCCGGCTTCAGCCGGGCGTTCCGACGCCACACCGGTGTCTCGCCGAGCCTGTGGCGCCGGACCTCCGTCACGAGCGTGGCGTAG
- a CDS encoding ROK family transcriptional regulator, translated as MTEVGETSVPTTTGPLGEVHREQSARVLEHLVTHGPATRSELATATGLGRGAIAGLTARLLDAGVLRATTADASGDGRTAPLTLAAADHVLVTALLGADDAIATISTLGGEEFARFTAPLSAVAELHEGGESHLPTPIELLAVVLGRALARADRSGHPIADVSVLVEGSVAGRPPVAVADGRLGVEPIDVIGELRARTPALDEVEAALPLPISLTPLAVAAAMAEHAALSGVGDLLYLSGDTSVMGAVISSGRPMLGAHGLAAMFAHLPVVPDGVRCECGQRGCLATVAAPALVLERAGLGDFAAAHGQQTALAELVARIEAADDRARWSWLDAALWIGRTLQIVVPALDPAVIVVGGYWASLIGDIESAFRSNRPTLGSGALATIPAVAAARAGTDSALAGARRQARERLVSEPFLLAG; from the coding sequence ATGACCGAGGTCGGCGAGACATCCGTTCCCACCACGACCGGCCCACTTGGCGAGGTGCATCGCGAGCAGTCCGCACGCGTGCTCGAGCACCTCGTGACGCACGGCCCCGCCACCCGAAGTGAACTCGCGACGGCCACAGGCCTCGGCCGCGGCGCCATCGCGGGCCTCACCGCACGACTGCTCGATGCGGGGGTGCTGCGAGCCACGACGGCGGATGCCTCGGGCGACGGCCGAACCGCACCGCTCACGCTCGCGGCGGCCGACCACGTGCTCGTCACCGCGCTGCTCGGCGCCGACGACGCGATCGCGACGATCTCGACCCTCGGCGGCGAGGAGTTCGCGCGGTTCACGGCACCGCTCTCGGCCGTCGCCGAGCTGCACGAGGGCGGCGAGTCGCACCTGCCCACGCCGATCGAGCTGCTCGCGGTCGTGCTCGGGCGTGCGCTCGCACGCGCCGACCGATCGGGTCATCCGATCGCCGATGTCAGCGTGCTCGTCGAAGGTTCGGTCGCCGGTCGTCCGCCGGTCGCCGTCGCCGACGGTCGACTCGGGGTCGAACCCATCGATGTCATCGGCGAGCTCCGGGCGCGCACCCCCGCCCTCGACGAGGTCGAGGCCGCCCTGCCGCTCCCGATCTCGCTCACGCCGCTCGCCGTCGCGGCAGCGATGGCCGAGCACGCAGCACTCTCGGGCGTCGGCGACCTGCTCTACCTTTCGGGCGACACGAGCGTCATGGGCGCCGTCATCTCGAGCGGGCGTCCGATGCTCGGGGCGCACGGCCTCGCCGCGATGTTCGCGCACCTGCCCGTCGTGCCCGACGGGGTGCGGTGCGAGTGCGGCCAGCGCGGATGCCTCGCCACGGTCGCTGCCCCGGCGCTCGTGCTCGAACGGGCGGGCCTCGGCGACTTCGCCGCCGCACACGGGCAGCAGACGGCGCTCGCGGAGCTCGTCGCCCGCATCGAAGCCGCCGACGACCGGGCGCGCTGGTCGTGGCTCGACGCGGCCCTCTGGATCGGCCGGACCCTCCAGATCGTGGTGCCCGCGCTCGACCCCGCCGTCATCGTCGTCGGCGGCTACTGGGCTTCGCTCATCGGCGACATCGAGAGCGCGTTCCGGTCGAACCGCCCGACGCTCGGCAGTGGCGCGCTCGCGACGATCCCGGCGGTCGCGGCGGCGCGGGCCGGCACCGACTCGGCGCTCGCCGGCGCCCGCCGGCAGGCGCGCGAACGCCTGGTGTCGGAGCCGTTCCTGCTCGCCGGCTGA
- a CDS encoding carboxylesterase/lipase family protein yields MSSNTTDARVEVETSAGRVRGAWRGEPGEPGASAAFLGIPFAEPPVGDLRFAAPVRHRPWAGVRDALEYGATAHRGEAGVTLIPEPSVPGASTLNVNVFTPSPATDAALPVLVYIHGGGYLAGSPASPWYDGRAFNRDGIVTVTISYRLGFDGFGWIADAPPNRGVLDWLLALEWVRDNVAAFGGDPSRVTITGQSAGGGAVLALLGMPRAQPLFAAAYSMSGAAADVSRERAEAFGRRLAAAAGVEPTRAGFSSLSEQRVLELQKQLLEPAAGGSPIVELRGVIGDGLALGPVVDGELVTMATVDAIAAGIGADKPLVLGTADDEFSMVFDRARGKLRFVPASFLLGKAGLRATERSAYLAANRDVAKRGTAAVMGRYLTDRLFRTLALRVALARRDAPTWLYRFSWRSSKYGRSVHCLDVPFFFDCLDSERVDALAGDDPPQQLADEVHRAAVAFLREGDPRWPRFTDASSDIRVYDVPPTVAGGGYASVRPLLAG; encoded by the coding sequence ATGTCATCCAACACCACCGACGCCCGCGTCGAGGTCGAGACGAGCGCCGGTCGTGTGCGCGGAGCATGGCGCGGCGAGCCGGGCGAGCCCGGGGCATCCGCTGCATTCCTCGGCATCCCGTTCGCCGAGCCGCCGGTCGGCGACCTGCGCTTCGCGGCGCCCGTGCGGCATCGGCCATGGGCGGGCGTACGCGACGCGCTCGAGTACGGTGCGACGGCACACCGCGGCGAAGCGGGCGTGACCCTGATCCCCGAGCCGTCGGTGCCGGGTGCGTCGACGCTCAACGTGAACGTGTTCACGCCTTCGCCGGCGACGGATGCCGCGCTGCCGGTGCTCGTCTACATCCACGGTGGCGGCTACCTCGCCGGCTCGCCCGCGAGCCCGTGGTACGACGGCCGCGCATTCAATCGCGACGGCATCGTCACCGTGACGATCTCCTACCGGCTCGGCTTCGACGGCTTCGGCTGGATCGCGGATGCCCCGCCGAACCGCGGCGTGCTCGACTGGCTCCTCGCCCTCGAGTGGGTGCGCGACAACGTCGCGGCGTTCGGCGGCGACCCGTCGCGGGTCACGATCACCGGTCAGTCGGCGGGCGGCGGGGCGGTGCTGGCGCTCCTCGGCATGCCACGCGCGCAGCCGCTCTTCGCGGCGGCATACAGCATGTCGGGGGCGGCGGCGGATGTCTCTCGCGAACGGGCCGAGGCGTTCGGGCGGCGGCTCGCCGCGGCGGCGGGGGTGGAGCCGACCCGCGCCGGGTTCTCGAGCCTGAGCGAACAGCGGGTGCTCGAACTGCAGAAGCAGCTGCTCGAGCCGGCGGCCGGCGGCAGTCCGATCGTCGAGCTGCGCGGCGTCATCGGCGATGGCCTCGCACTCGGTCCGGTGGTCGACGGCGAGCTGGTGACGATGGCGACGGTCGACGCCATCGCCGCGGGCATCGGTGCTGACAAGCCGCTCGTGCTCGGCACCGCCGACGACGAGTTCTCGATGGTCTTCGACCGCGCCAGGGGCAAGCTCCGCTTCGTGCCGGCCTCGTTCCTCCTCGGAAAGGCTGGGCTCCGTGCCACGGAGCGATCAGCGTACCTTGCCGCCAATCGCGACGTCGCGAAGCGCGGCACCGCAGCCGTCATGGGGCGCTACCTCACCGACCGGCTGTTCCGCACCCTCGCCCTGCGCGTCGCACTCGCCCGCCGCGACGCGCCCACGTGGCTCTACCGCTTCTCGTGGCGTTCATCGAAGTACGGCCGGTCGGTGCATTGCCTCGACGTGCCGTTCTTCTTCGACTGCCTCGACTCCGAGCGCGTCGACGCGCTCGCGGGCGACGACCCGCCGCAGCAGCTCGCCGACGAGGTGCACCGCGCCGCCGTCGCGTTCCTGCGCGAGGGCGACCCGCGCTGGCCGCGATTCACGGATGCCTCGAGCGACATCCGCGTCTACGACGTGCCACCGACCGTGGCCGGCGGCGGCTACGCGAGCGTTCGCCCGCTGCTCGCCGGCTGA
- a CDS encoding GNAT family N-acetyltransferase, with translation MDVMLREIDDENRDAVLALSVAPGQRRFVGTVQGALDDAAAYPHANPWYRAVYAGGEPVGFVMLSWDVEPQPPDLIGPWFLWKLIIDESRQRLGYGAQAVRLVAELVQREGAAELLTSYVDADDGPAGFYARLGFEPTGEVDGDGEIIVRLPLTPGSRQPR, from the coding sequence ATGGACGTGATGCTCCGCGAGATCGACGACGAGAACCGCGACGCCGTGCTGGCCCTCAGCGTGGCGCCCGGCCAGCGCCGGTTCGTCGGCACCGTGCAGGGCGCGCTCGACGATGCGGCCGCCTACCCGCACGCCAACCCCTGGTATCGGGCGGTGTACGCGGGTGGCGAGCCCGTCGGCTTCGTGATGCTCAGCTGGGACGTCGAGCCCCAGCCGCCCGACCTCATCGGCCCGTGGTTCCTGTGGAAGCTCATCATCGACGAGTCCCGCCAGCGGCTCGGGTACGGCGCGCAAGCGGTGCGCCTCGTCGCCGAACTCGTGCAACGTGAGGGCGCCGCCGAGCTCCTCACGAGCTACGTCGACGCCGACGACGGTCCGGCCGGGTTCTACGCCCGACTCGGCTTCGAGCCGACGGGTGAGGTCGACGGCGACGGCGAGATCATCGTGCGCCTGCCCCTGACGCCGGGCTCCCGGCAACCCCGTTGA
- a CDS encoding RraA family protein, with the protein MAHSKPSTPEVEMSVATPSGSTPPPPPTAAVADAALRLGVEARLAPVQLRPLLPTAPIAGRARPVTHLGSVDVLLETIDDASPGDVIVIDNGGRLDEACIGDLMVLEAERAGLAGMVVWGLHRDTAQLREIGLPVFSLGACPYGPRRVPPAGRRMRSAFLDGIAVSEGDHVFADDDGVLVVASDRIEEVIELALTIQHTETAQAERMRGGESLRAQLDFSGYRERQTSDPDLTLRRHLQERGGAIEV; encoded by the coding sequence GTGGCACACTCGAAGCCCAGCACCCCGGAGGTCGAGATGTCCGTTGCCACGCCGTCAGGATCCACCCCGCCCCCTCCGCCCACCGCGGCGGTCGCCGACGCCGCCCTGCGGCTCGGAGTCGAGGCGCGCCTCGCACCCGTGCAGCTGCGACCGCTGCTGCCGACGGCGCCGATCGCCGGGCGCGCACGCCCGGTGACGCACCTCGGCAGCGTCGACGTGCTGCTCGAGACGATCGACGACGCGTCGCCCGGCGACGTCATCGTGATCGACAACGGCGGCCGACTCGACGAGGCCTGCATCGGCGATCTCATGGTGCTCGAGGCAGAGCGGGCCGGCCTCGCCGGCATGGTCGTCTGGGGACTCCACCGTGACACGGCGCAGCTGCGTGAGATCGGGCTCCCCGTCTTCAGCCTCGGAGCGTGCCCATACGGGCCGCGCCGGGTCCCGCCGGCCGGCCGGCGAATGCGCAGCGCGTTCCTCGACGGCATCGCCGTGAGCGAGGGCGACCACGTCTTCGCCGACGACGACGGCGTGCTCGTCGTGGCATCCGATCGGATCGAGGAGGTCATCGAGCTCGCACTGACGATCCAGCACACCGAGACGGCGCAGGCCGAGCGGATGCGCGGTGGCGAGAGCCTGCGAGCACAGCTCGACTTCTCGGGGTATCGCGAGCGCCAGACATCCGACCCCGACCTCACCCTGCGTCGCCACCTGCAGGAACGGGGCGGCGCCATCGAGGTCTGA
- a CDS encoding TetR/AcrR family transcriptional regulator, with the protein MARNDERRRLLADAAIEVLAREGARGLTHRAVDRAADVPQGTSSNYFASRADLIAGLVDRIGERLGPTPDDLAERAGEPPSRALFADYLRDIVRRLTGERDVTLALFELRLESTRRPEVAAVLREWQRTAFAADVGFNTAAGLPGGAREIAAFHYAIDGLVLDRLTTPIDPDTSTDEVIDALVAGLLPAPAASG; encoded by the coding sequence ATGGCCCGAAACGACGAACGCCGGAGGCTGCTCGCCGACGCCGCGATCGAAGTGCTCGCTCGCGAAGGCGCGCGCGGCCTGACGCACCGCGCCGTCGATCGGGCGGCCGACGTTCCGCAGGGCACGAGCTCGAACTACTTCGCGAGCCGCGCCGACCTCATCGCCGGACTCGTCGACCGCATCGGCGAGCGGCTGGGCCCCACCCCCGACGACCTCGCCGAGCGCGCCGGCGAGCCACCGAGTCGCGCGCTGTTCGCCGACTACCTGCGCGACATCGTCCGGCGACTCACGGGCGAGCGCGACGTCACGCTCGCGCTCTTCGAGCTCCGGCTCGAGAGCACGCGGCGCCCAGAGGTCGCCGCCGTGCTCCGCGAGTGGCAGCGAACGGCGTTCGCAGCGGATGTCGGGTTCAACACGGCCGCCGGCCTCCCCGGCGGCGCCCGCGAGATCGCCGCGTTCCACTACGCGATCGACGGACTCGTGCTCGACCGGCTCACCACCCCGATCGATCCCGACACGTCGACCGACGAGGTCATCGACGCACTCGTGGCCGGCCTGCTGCCGGCGCCCGCCGCAAGCGGCTGA
- a CDS encoding dihydrofolate reductase family protein, with the protein MRNLVYYVAVSLDGYIAGPAGEYDALLAEGDHMDAVFARYPDALPTAAAAGLGIEQRATTFDTVVMGWNTYAVGLPFGMTSPYSHLRQLVFSRARGADSVGEGVTVSAADPVEVVRQLKTEDGADIWLCGGGSLAAALVGEIDRLVLKVSPVVFGAGIPLFAGDGYEPRAFDLVDSTAYGSGVIITEYARGAS; encoded by the coding sequence ATGCGAAACCTCGTGTACTACGTTGCCGTCAGCCTCGACGGCTACATCGCCGGCCCCGCAGGGGAGTACGACGCCCTTCTCGCCGAGGGCGACCACATGGACGCCGTCTTCGCCCGGTATCCCGATGCCCTGCCCACCGCGGCCGCGGCGGGCCTCGGCATCGAGCAACGGGCGACCACGTTCGACACGGTCGTGATGGGCTGGAACACCTACGCGGTCGGCCTGCCGTTCGGCATGACGAGTCCCTACTCGCACCTGCGGCAGCTGGTGTTCTCCCGAGCACGCGGCGCCGACAGCGTCGGCGAGGGCGTGACCGTCAGTGCCGCCGATCCGGTCGAGGTCGTGCGGCAGCTGAAGACCGAAGACGGCGCCGACATCTGGCTGTGCGGCGGCGGCAGCCTCGCTGCCGCGCTCGTGGGCGAGATCGACCGGCTCGTGCTCAAGGTCAGCCCGGTGGTCTTCGGCGCCGGCATCCCGCTCTTCGCCGGCGACGGCTACGAGCCGCGCGCGTTCGACCTCGTCGACAGCACCGCGTACGGCTCAGGGGTCATCATCACCGAGTACGCTCGCGGCGCGAGCTGA
- a CDS encoding helix-turn-helix domain-containing protein, translating into MSSEALDRGRAAFAAHQWLDAFAALSEADLDGRLEAADLEQLSTAALLLGRDTEGIDLATRAHEAFLEVDDAAGAARSAAWIGIYLTSKGDLARGGGWLARATRVAEGGAGAESAEGLARIPAALGALYGGDVAGAARAFAEAFAIGERFRDRDVMALAHLGLGQAEIMLGRADDGLALLDEVMVAVTAGEISPVASGIVYCEVIGSCHLAFDVRRAQEWTVALDHWCGARPGMVMFSGMCQAHRAELYRLHGAWTDALEAARVAVGLASHGDWNAEFSGWYLQGDVHRLCGEVGEAEAAYQRAAETGWPPQPGLALLRLAQGNVRLARSLIGPAAEQADLATRHQLLPAVVEIELAAGDVAAARRAADELAAATPPDAKPVRRAVAAGCDGAVRLAEGDARGALGPLRTAWTSWQEVDAPYEAARCRVLTACAWRALGDEASASMELDAARAAFLELGAAPDVLRVDALARAGSPARFGPLTPREVEVVRLVAEGRTNRAIAGQLYLSEKTVDRHLSNVFAKLGVSSRAAATAYAYEHALI; encoded by the coding sequence ATGAGCTCCGAAGCCCTCGATCGCGGTCGCGCGGCGTTCGCCGCGCACCAGTGGCTCGACGCGTTCGCAGCGCTGTCGGAGGCCGACCTCGACGGGCGGCTCGAGGCCGCGGATCTCGAGCAGCTCTCCACCGCGGCGCTGCTGCTCGGCCGCGACACTGAAGGAATCGACCTCGCGACGCGAGCGCATGAGGCGTTCCTCGAGGTCGACGACGCAGCGGGCGCAGCCCGATCCGCCGCCTGGATCGGCATCTACCTCACGAGCAAGGGCGACCTCGCGCGCGGCGGCGGCTGGCTCGCGCGCGCGACGCGGGTGGCGGAGGGCGGAGCCGGGGCTGAATCGGCGGAGGGCCTCGCGCGCATCCCCGCCGCCCTGGGGGCGCTCTACGGCGGCGACGTGGCGGGCGCGGCACGTGCGTTCGCCGAGGCGTTCGCGATCGGCGAACGGTTCCGCGATCGCGATGTCATGGCCTTGGCGCACCTCGGACTCGGGCAGGCCGAGATCATGCTCGGCCGGGCCGACGACGGCCTCGCGCTCCTCGACGAGGTGATGGTCGCGGTCACCGCGGGGGAGATCTCGCCCGTGGCATCCGGGATCGTGTACTGCGAGGTCATCGGCAGCTGCCACCTCGCGTTCGACGTGCGCCGAGCCCAGGAATGGACGGTCGCGCTCGACCACTGGTGCGGCGCACGACCCGGCATGGTCATGTTCAGCGGCATGTGCCAGGCGCACCGCGCCGAGCTGTACCGCCTGCACGGCGCGTGGACCGACGCCCTCGAGGCGGCGCGGGTGGCGGTGGGCCTCGCGAGCCACGGCGACTGGAACGCCGAGTTCTCGGGCTGGTACCTGCAGGGCGACGTGCACCGCCTTTGCGGCGAGGTCGGCGAGGCCGAAGCGGCGTACCAGCGTGCGGCCGAGACCGGGTGGCCGCCACAGCCTGGGCTGGCACTGCTCCGGCTCGCGCAGGGCAACGTTCGGCTCGCGCGATCGCTGATCGGTCCGGCCGCTGAGCAGGCCGACCTGGCGACTCGCCACCAGCTCCTGCCCGCCGTCGTCGAGATCGAGCTCGCCGCCGGCGACGTCGCGGCAGCGCGCCGTGCCGCCGACGAGCTCGCGGCGGCGACCCCGCCCGATGCGAAGCCGGTGCGGCGAGCGGTCGCGGCAGGATGCGATGGTGCGGTGCGGCTCGCCGAGGGCGACGCTCGAGGCGCGCTCGGCCCGCTGCGCACCGCGTGGACGAGCTGGCAGGAGGTCGACGCGCCGTACGAGGCGGCACGGTGCCGCGTGCTCACGGCGTGCGCGTGGCGTGCGCTCGGCGACGAGGCCTCCGCGTCGATGGAACTGGATGCCGCGCGGGCGGCGTTCCTCGAGCTCGGCGCCGCACCCGACGTGCTGCGCGTCGACGCGCTCGCGCGCGCCGGATCGCCCGCCCGGTTCGGCCCGCTCACCCCTCGTGAGGTCGAGGTCGTGCGACTCGTGGCCGAGGGCAGGACGAACCGGGCCATCGCGGGCCAGCTCTACCTCAGCGAGAAGACGGTCGACCGGCACCTCAGCAACGTCTTCGCGAAGCTCGGCGTCTCATCGCGCGCGGCGGCGACGGCCTACGCCTACGAGCACGCCCTGATCTGA
- a CDS encoding iron chaperone: MAKTDTTGGLSAEERDAVKQRAKELREQEKAGKNRAAGEKALQDVIDGLEPEDKVLAEGLRKVVTEVAPDLVPKTYYGMPGYANGDGKMVVFIQPAKKFNTRYATLGFEDKANLDDGDMWSVGFALRTWSPEVEQTVTELVRKAIS; the protein is encoded by the coding sequence ATGGCCAAGACCGACACGACCGGAGGGCTGAGCGCGGAGGAACGCGACGCGGTCAAGCAACGCGCCAAGGAACTCCGCGAGCAGGAGAAGGCGGGCAAGAACCGCGCGGCGGGTGAGAAGGCGCTCCAAGACGTCATCGATGGGCTGGAGCCCGAAGACAAGGTGCTCGCCGAGGGACTCCGCAAGGTCGTCACCGAGGTCGCGCCCGACCTCGTTCCCAAGACGTACTACGGCATGCCCGGCTACGCGAACGGCGACGGCAAGATGGTCGTCTTCATCCAGCCGGCCAAGAAGTTCAACACGCGCTACGCGACCCTCGGCTTCGAGGACAAGGCGAACCTCGACGACGGGGACATGTGGTCGGTCGGCTTCGCGCTTCGCACCTGGTCGCCCGAAGTCGAGCAGACCGTCACCGAGCTCGTCCGCAAGGCGATCAGCTGA
- a CDS encoding alpha-hydroxy acid oxidase, with the protein MVKRQFPNPRELTELMQFKKATLNPTDRRLEKALTIADLRAIAKRRTPKAPFDYTEGAAEGELSLARARQAFQDIEFHPSILRNVPVVDTSVEVLGGPSALPFGIAPTGFTRMMQTEGEVAGAGAAAAAGIPFTLSTLGTTSIEEVKAANPNGRNWFQLYVMREREISYELARRAAAAGFDTLFFTVDTPVAGARLRDKRNGFSIPPQLTVGTVLDTLPRPAWWINFLTTPKLEFASLSSTGGTVADLLNSAMDPTISFDDLDVIRGIWPGKIVVKGVQTVEDAKLLADRGVDGIVLSNHGGRQLDRAPIPFHLLPHVAREVGTDLEVHLDTGIMSGADIVASIALGARFTLVGRAYLYGLMAGGRRGVDKTIEILSNEIVRTMTLLEVATIDELGPQHVTQLARLIPIAKPVADAAEAAVSSKPKTVRSPRSAAAAKAATTKTASAKAASKPTSRSSLAK; encoded by the coding sequence ATGGTCAAGCGCCAGTTCCCGAACCCCCGCGAGCTCACCGAACTCATGCAGTTCAAGAAGGCGACGCTCAACCCCACCGACCGCCGGCTCGAGAAGGCGCTCACGATCGCCGACCTCCGCGCGATCGCGAAGCGCCGCACCCCGAAGGCGCCCTTCGACTACACCGAGGGCGCCGCCGAGGGCGAGCTGTCGCTCGCGCGCGCGCGGCAGGCGTTCCAGGACATCGAGTTCCACCCGTCGATCCTGCGCAACGTGCCGGTCGTCGACACGAGCGTCGAGGTGCTCGGCGGGCCGAGCGCCCTGCCGTTCGGCATCGCGCCCACGGGCTTCACCCGCATGATGCAGACCGAGGGCGAGGTCGCCGGCGCGGGTGCCGCCGCCGCGGCCGGCATCCCGTTCACCCTCTCGACGCTCGGCACGACGTCGATCGAAGAGGTGAAGGCGGCGAACCCGAACGGTCGCAACTGGTTCCAGCTCTACGTCATGCGCGAGCGTGAGATCTCGTACGAGCTCGCCCGCCGTGCCGCGGCGGCCGGCTTCGACACGCTCTTCTTCACGGTCGACACCCCGGTCGCCGGCGCCCGCCTGCGCGACAAGCGCAACGGCTTCTCGATCCCTCCGCAGCTCACCGTCGGCACCGTGCTCGACACGCTTCCGCGCCCCGCGTGGTGGATCAACTTCCTCACCACCCCGAAGCTCGAGTTCGCCTCGCTCTCCTCGACCGGTGGAACCGTCGCCGACCTGCTCAACTCGGCGATGGACCCGACCATCTCGTTCGACGACCTCGACGTCATCCGTGGCATCTGGCCCGGCAAGATCGTGGTCAAGGGCGTGCAGACCGTCGAAGACGCGAAGCTCCTCGCCGACCGCGGCGTCGACGGCATCGTGCTCTCGAACCATGGCGGCCGTCAGCTCGACCGTGCACCGATCCCGTTCCACCTGCTCCCGCACGTCGCGCGCGAGGTCGGCACCGACCTCGAGGTGCACCTCGACACCGGCATCATGTCGGGCGCCGACATCGTGGCATCCATCGCCCTCGGCGCACGGTTCACGCTCGTGGGCCGCGCCTACCTGTACGGTCTGATGGCCGGCGGGCGCCGCGGCGTCGACAAGACCATCGAGATTCTCAGCAATGAGATCGTGCGCACGATGACGCTCCTCGAGGTCGCCACGATCGACGAGCTCGGCCCGCAGCACGTCACCCAGCTGGCCCGGCTCATCCCGATCGCGAAGCCGGTGGCGGATGCCGCAGAGGCCGCCGTGTCGTCGAAGCCGAAGACCGTGCGCTCGCCGCGGTCGGCCGCAGCAGCGAAGGCGGCCACGACGAAGACGGCTTCCGCCAAGGCTGCGTCGAAGCCCACGTCGCGGAGCTCGCTCGCGAAGTAG